One Rosa chinensis cultivar Old Blush chromosome 5, RchiOBHm-V2, whole genome shotgun sequence genomic region harbors:
- the LOC112165304 gene encoding ubiquitin carboxyl-terminal hydrolase 15, with product MLEPREADIPALFLVFVVLPLLAYVLLGKWSEASKKRERVSLLAQLASEEALRAEAMAVPDVIPPVSSSKNNVHACARCSRPATTRCSRCKSVRYCSGKCQIMHWREVHRQTCLLLEPSSATSSPMAVSYGESFHNDSINSQYFGSAMEQILGEEAPAENMIYPPIYTGIPNKVQCASVDPSHISMLEKRTVDKKVSRKSKTELLRKKDGVTFDPSEETFGDWTTQSTFSNVASREVSVEHKPTNLDSVLSEAETLKKYHANISDAYINGQATSGYTVHENDKFQGQDGNIFESRSNSGLTCASYSSKSGADLHEVGLDFVPEGGHSLQGEKTSNDEKAEFKCSEITAVKGSVKAKRAPYSLGTKVPKLSKSTVKDSGKQYCSEIERQGQITDDSKVARMRETTPQGSNGMANIKIMKMMGLKKPKNITRQDVPEVSGYRHKTKKVLFPYDEFVKYFQSEVFDLTPRGLLNCGNSCYANAVLQCLTCTKPLIIYLLRRSHSRACCGKDWCLMCELEQHVMMLRESGGALSPRQILFHMRSINCQIGDGSQEDAHEFLRLLVASMQSICLEGLGGETKVDPRLQETTFIQHTFGGHLRSKVKCLGCHHESERYENIMDLTLEIYGWVESLEDALTQFTTPEDLDGENMYRCGRCAAYVRARKQLSIHEAPNILTIVLKRFQEGKYGKINKCITFPDMLDMIPFMTGTGDIPPLYLLYAVVVHLDTQNASFSGHYVAYVKDMRGNWFRIDDTEVQPVSMSQVMMEGAYILFYMRSCPRPQRAFGGKTIRQQVPNLENGSLPKAQRPKPSQSIPSSQYVSPEHLPNFIRPETASGFGFANSTCNDILRSSNGNVFRTAETYVDPTSMEFSDATSSDWSLFTSSDEASFTTESTRDSFSTVDHADAGNMDPISSIFNVLYAPEYSRSSVACRKISNSRPHSSFVSQE from the exons ATGCTTGAGCCAAGGGAAGCTGATATACCTGCCCTGTTCTTGGTTTTCGTTGTGCTTCCTTTGCTTGCTTATGTTTTACTTGGAAAATGGAGTGAGGCATctaagaagagagagagggtaagTTTGCTTGCTCAACTCGCATCAGAAGAAGCTCTTAGAGCTGAAGCAATGGCTGTTCCTGACGTTATTCCTCCGGTTTCGTCTTCAAAGAATAATGTTCATGCATGTGCTAGATGCTCTAGGCCAGCCACAACCCGCTGCTCTAGATGCAAATCTGTCAGATATTG TTCTGGGAAGTGTCAAATAATGCATTGGAGGGAAGTTCACAGGCAAACATGCCTGCTGTTGGAACCTAGTAGTGCAACCTCATCTCCTATGGCTGTCTCATATGGAGAATCTTTTCATAATGACAGCATCAATTCTCAGTACTTTGGGTCTGCTATGGAGCAGATTTTGGGAGAGGAAGCACCAGctgaaaatatgatttatccTCCAATTTACACTGGTATCCCGAATAAGGTTCAGTGCGCTTCAGTTGACCCCTCTCACATTTCCATGCTGGAGAAAAGAACTGTGGACAAGAAGGTTTCCCGAAAATCCAAAACCGAACTCTTGAGGAAAAAGGATGGAGTAACATTTGATCCTTCTGAAGAAACATTTGGTGATTGGACTACCCAATCAACCTTTTCTAATGTTGCATCAAGAGAGGTTTCTGTGGAGCATAAG CCAACAAATCTTGACTCTGTCCTGTCAGAGGCCGAAACTCTTAAGAAATACCATGCCAATATTTCTGATGCCTATATCAATGGACAAGCTACTTCAGGATATACAGTGCATGAGAATGATAAGTTTCAAGGTCAAGATGGTAACATATTTGAATCAAGAAGCAACTCTGGATTAACATGCGcatcatattcttcaaaaaGTGGAGCAGATTTGCATGAAGTGGGGTTGGACTTCGTTCCCGAGGGAGGACATTCCCTTCAAGGAGAAAAAACTTCCAATGATGAAAAGGCAGAGTTCAAATGTTCTGAAATTACTGCGGTAAAGGGAAGTGTAAAGGCTAAAAGAGCTCCATATTCTCTTGGGACGAAGGTGCCTAAATTGTCAAAATCAACAGTCAAGGACTCCGGGAAGCAGTATTGCTCTGAGATAGAGAGGCAGGGACAAATTACTGATGATTCAA AAGTAGCTAGAATGAGAGAGACGACTCCACAGGGAAGCAACGGAATGGCAAACATAAAGATTATGAAGATGATGGGTCTAAAGAAGCCAAAAAACATTACCAGACAGGATGTCCCTGAAGTCAGTGGTTATCGACACAAAACTAAGAAG GTCTTGTTTCCTTATGACGAGTTTGTTAAGTACTTTCAGAGTGAAGTCTTTGACTTAACACCTCGGGGCCTTTTAAATTGTGGGAACAG TTGCTATGCAAACGCTGTCTTGCAGTGCTTAACCTGCACGAAGCCACTCATTATCTATTTGCTTCGCAGATCACATTCGAGAGCCT GTTGTGGTAAAGATTGGTGTCTCATGTGTGAACTAGAGCAACATGTGATGATGTTACGGGAAAGTGGGGGTGCTCTTTCTCCTCGTCAGATTCTTTTTCACATGAGGAGTATTAATTGCCAAATCGGTGATGGAAGTCAGGAAGATGCGCATGAATTTTTAAG GCTTCTAGTAGCGTCAATGCAATCTATATGCTTGGAGGGGTTGGGTGGTGAAACCAAGGTTGATCCCAGATTACAAGAAACAACTTTTATACAACACACCTTTGGTGGGCATCTCAGATCCAAG GTCAAGTGTTTGGGATGTCATCATGAGTCTGAACGATATGAAAACATCATGGATCTTACATTAGAAATATATGGTTGGGTTGAGTCACTTGAAGATGCGCTGACTCAGTTTACGACACCTGAAGATTTGGATGGTGAAAACATGTATAGATGTGGAAG GTGTGCTGCATATGTTCGAGCCAGGAAGCAATTGAGCATACATGAGGCACCAAATATCCTGACAATTGTCTTGAAGAGGTTTCAG GAAGGAAAATATGGGAAAATAAACAAGTGCATCACGTTTCCAGACATGCTGGATATGATTCCATTTATGACTGGAACGGGCGACATTCCTCCACTTTACTTGCTCTATGCTGTTGTGGTGCATTTGGATACGCAAAATGCATCTTTCTCTGGACATTATGTGGCATATGTGAAAGATATGCGAGGCAACTGGTTCAGGATAGATGACACTGAG GTTCAGCCCGTGTCCATGAGCCAGGTTATGATGGAAGGGGCATATATTTTGTTCTATATGAG GTCTTGCCCTCGCCCTCAAAGAGCATTTGGTGGAAAAACTATCAGGCAGCAAGTTCCAAATCTTGAAAATGGTTCCTTGCCCAAAGCTCAGAGGCCAAAGCCAAGCCAAAGCATACCCAGCAGCCAATATGTTAGCCCAGAGCATTTACCTAATTTTATCAGGCCAGAAACTGCTAGTGGCTTTGGCTTTGCCAACAGCACCTGCAATGACATCCTTAGGAGTTCTAATGGGAATGTTTTCCGAACGGCGGAAACATATGTTGACCCCACCAGCATGGAATTCTCTGATGCTACATCTAGCGATTGGTCCCTTTTTACGAGTTCTGATGAGGCTTCTTTCACAACTGAGAGCACTAGAGACTCTTTCAGTACTGTTGATCATGCTGATGCTGGCAATATGGATCCAATCTCATCAATTTTCAACGTCTTGTATGCGCCAGAATATTCTCGCAGTTCTGTTGCCTGTAGAAAGATTTCAAATAGTAGGCCACACAGTAGCTTTGTTTCTCAGGAGTAG
- the LOC112165305 gene encoding heme-binding protein 2, which produces MAASMFKLSVFLSLLSNLNLGLWPEAQKSVATFPPSCNSIECPSYDSIEVGNGYEVRRYNSSEWISTAPIQDISLVAATRTGFLQLFDYIQGKNKYGEKIEMTAPVLSEVQPSDGPFCESSFVVSFYVPKKNQAKPPPAEGLHVQKWTSTYVAVRQFSGFVSDYDVGVEAAALQSSLAGTVWSAAIEKSHGADHTTIYTVAQYNSPFEFDHRVNEIWISFNLEE; this is translated from the exons ATGGCTGCCTCTATGTTTAAGCTCTCAGTTTTCTTGAGCCTGCTCTCCAATCTGAATTTGGGTCTCTGGCCAGAAGCTCAGAAGAGCGTGGCAACATTTCCACCATCATGTAACAGCATAGAGTGCCCGAGCTATGACTCCATTGAGGTTGGCAACGGCTATGAAGTTCGTCGTTACAATTCGAGCGAGTGGATATCAACTGCTCCTATTCAGGACATTTCTTTGGTTGCAGCCACCAGAACTGGCTTCTTACA GCTATTTGATTACATTCAAGGGAAGAACAAGTATGGAGAGAAAATAGAGATGACTGCCCCAGTGCTTAGCGAAGTTCAACCAAGCGATGGACCATTCTGTGAGTCTTCATTTGTGGTGAGCTTCTATGTACCGAAGAAGAACCAAGCAAAACCACCACCAGCAGAAGGCCTCCATGTTCAGAAATGGACATCTACATATGTGGCTGTGAGACAATTCAGTGGGTTTGTTTCAGACTACGATGTTGGAGTAGAAGCTGCTGCCTTGCAGTCCAGTCTTGCAGGCACTGTTTGGTCTGCTGCCATTGAGAAAAGCCATGGAGCGGATCACACTACAATTTATACTGTTGCACAGTACAACTCTCCATTTGAATTTGATCACAGGGTGAATGAGATCTGGATTTCGTTTAATTTAGAAGAGTAG
- the LOC112203426 gene encoding uncharacterized protein LOC112203426 has product MAKRRVLKWRAHPQGWMKINFDGAFDSGTSRAAVGFVVRDDTGTYMDAAGKIIYHIVSAEHAELVTCREAIGFVINHSLHLVIFETYCLTLKQQLCQTRTQNISALGRLYDDISEDLGSIPNSRLVHARREANKVAHLLAAHASAHDLDFYWSHAPFFIQDVINEEKFVL; this is encoded by the coding sequence ATGGCTAAGCGAAGGGTCCTTAAGTGGAGAGCTCATCCACAAGGGTGGATGAAGATTAACTTTGATGGTGCATTTGATAGCGGTACTAGCAGGGCAGCAGTGGGCTTCGTTGTGCGAGATGATACTGGTACATATATGGATGCTGCTGGGAAAATTATCTATCATATTGTTTCAGCAGAACATGCAGAGTTGGTGACTTGTAGAGAGGCAATTGGTTTTGTTATCAATCATTCTCTACATCTTGTTATTTTTGAAACATACTGTTTGACTTTGAAGCAACAATTGTGTCAAACTAGGACACAAAACATTTCAGCTCTTGGTAGGCTGTATGACGATATCAGTGAAGATTTGGGTTCTATTCCAAATTCTCGTTTGGTTCATGCTAGGAGGGAAGCCAATAAGGTAGCCCATCTTCTAGCAGCTCATGCTTCTGCACATGATCTAGACTTCTATTGGTCTCATGCTCCTTTCTTTATACAAGATGTAATAAATGAAGAGAAATTTGTACtctaa